A genomic stretch from Desulfotignum balticum DSM 7044 includes:
- a CDS encoding sensor domain-containing diguanylate cyclase has product MHFFPIRTRLIAALTLILLSGFFITNVISYRASKHQIHSSIVESSLPLARDNIYSEIQRDLMRPIFVSSLMANDTFLKDWVAAGEKQTGPIIRYLTEIQEKYGFFSSFFVSDITKNYYHFKGILKQIHPDDDHDIWYYRFKEKNIQYDLDVDTNEAEQNHLTIFINHRLTSDEGSFMGVVGVGLDFDRVASLLEDYKAKYDRNIYMVSPDGIIQVHTDQSKILTTSIFDQPGLGDIVQDIFAAKNQPAFFEYDAHGNHILLTSRFVEELDWYLLVEQDETLALKSIQTTFVQNFFIGLGITLITILFAIMVINYFQHQLEIMATTDKMTKAYNRREFERRFHFHTDANRRKTMDLSIILFDIDRLKELNDTRGHLAGDQIIKNIAGIAAAIIRDNDMLVRWGGDEFVILTLGDTDQAISIAGRLLDAVQAHDFLKESTEGGIIQMSISCGVTGFVEGDTLDTVMARADNALYQAKREGRNRVVLATDAG; this is encoded by the coding sequence ATGCATTTTTTTCCCATCCGCACCCGGTTGATCGCTGCGCTCACCCTGATCCTGCTGTCGGGTTTTTTCATCACCAATGTCATCTCCTACCGGGCATCCAAACACCAGATTCATTCATCCATTGTTGAATCCAGCCTGCCGCTGGCCCGGGACAACATCTATTCGGAAATCCAGCGAGACCTGATGCGGCCGATTTTCGTTTCTTCGCTCATGGCCAATGACACCTTTCTCAAAGACTGGGTTGCAGCCGGTGAAAAACAGACGGGCCCCATCATCCGGTATCTGACTGAAATTCAGGAAAAATACGGGTTTTTCTCTTCATTTTTCGTGTCTGATATCACGAAAAACTATTATCATTTCAAAGGAATCCTTAAACAGATCCATCCCGATGACGACCATGACATCTGGTATTACCGGTTCAAGGAAAAAAATATTCAATATGATCTGGATGTGGACACCAACGAAGCTGAACAGAACCATCTGACCATTTTCATCAATCACCGGCTCACCTCGGATGAAGGCAGTTTTATGGGGGTGGTGGGTGTGGGGCTTGACTTCGACCGGGTGGCATCACTTCTGGAAGATTACAAAGCCAAATATGATAGAAATATTTACATGGTCAGTCCGGACGGCATTATCCAGGTCCATACCGATCAATCCAAAATTCTGACCACCTCCATTTTTGATCAGCCGGGGCTGGGAGACATTGTCCAAGATATTTTTGCAGCAAAAAACCAGCCGGCGTTTTTTGAATATGATGCCCACGGCAATCACATTCTTTTAACCAGCCGGTTTGTGGAAGAACTGGACTGGTACCTGCTGGTGGAACAGGATGAAACCCTGGCGCTTAAATCAATTCAAACCACGTTTGTGCAAAACTTTTTCATCGGCCTGGGCATCACCCTTATCACTATTTTGTTCGCCATTATGGTGATCAATTATTTCCAGCATCAACTGGAAATAATGGCCACCACGGACAAAATGACCAAAGCTTACAACCGTCGGGAATTTGAGCGGCGGTTTCATTTTCACACCGATGCCAACCGCAGGAAAACCATGGACTTAAGTATCATTCTGTTTGACATTGACCGATTGAAAGAACTCAATGATACCCGAGGGCATCTGGCTGGAGATCAAATCATAAAAAACATTGCCGGCATTGCCGCCGCAATCATTCGGGACAATGACATGCTGGTCCGGTGGGGGGGAGATGAATTTGTCATCCTCACGCTGGGAGACACGGATCAGGCAATTTCCATCGCCGGCCGGCTACTGGACGCGGTTCAGGCCCATGATTTTCTGAAGGAATCTACAGAAGGCGGTATCATTCAGATGTCCATCTCCTGCGGTGTAACGGGCTTCGTGGAAGGCGATACCCTGGACACGGTGATGGCCCGGGCCGACAACGCCCTTTACCAGGCCAAAAGAGAGGGGCGCAACCGCGTTGTCCTGGCAACCGATGCAGGTTGA
- the ligA gene encoding NAD-dependent DNA ligase LigA → MDAHIKAQVRQLQKLLNDHNYYYHVLDDPKISDAEYDRLMQELIHLETAYPDLVTPDSPTRRIGGAPLPAFEHAEHTVPMLSLDNAFSHQGILDFHARIQKNTGQKEIWYTAEPKLDGVAIELRYENGVLVQAVTRGDGFVGEVVTDNVRTIRSVPLGLRTDIRACPRLLEVRGEVFISRAGFDTLNRKRKSSGDSVFANPRNAAAGSLRQLDSAITASRPLDLFVYGRGQVEGLSFDSQSELLDALTDLGFPVNPLVKKKISIEQTLEFYKELIEIRPDLPYEIDGMVIKVEPIPMQQALGEKIKSPRWAIAYKFAAVEKITRITDILVQVGRTGTLTPVAVLEPVQVGGVTVSRATLHNMDEIVKKDIRIKDTALVTRAGDVIPKVVKILTAERTGEEQIFHMPSHCPVCHSLVQRLEGEAAVKCINAACPAQRKERIRHFTSKKGFDIEGLGKKLVEQLVDEGLLTSFADLFTLKKEQLIPLERMADKSAHNLITAIDKSRQIPLHRFIFALGIDHTGEHAARLMAQNFLTLDDLMAASREDLEGIHGLGAITADAIAGFFANAENRALVTQLRDSGVEIVNSLAGPAEEKDHVFAGKTLVLTGTLTAMTRSEAKKQLLSLGAKVTGSVSKNTDYLVAGTQAGSKLAKAKDLGVPVLDEDRFLALLGS, encoded by the coding sequence ATGGACGCGCACATTAAAGCACAGGTCAGACAGCTTCAAAAGTTATTGAATGACCATAATTATTATTACCATGTCCTGGATGATCCTAAAATTTCCGATGCAGAATATGACCGGCTCATGCAGGAGCTCATCCACCTGGAAACCGCCTATCCCGACCTGGTCACACCGGATTCTCCCACCCGGCGAATCGGCGGCGCGCCCCTGCCCGCGTTTGAACATGCTGAACACACCGTTCCCATGCTCAGTCTGGACAATGCGTTTTCCCATCAGGGTATTCTGGATTTCCATGCCCGGATTCAGAAAAATACCGGTCAAAAAGAGATATGGTACACGGCCGAGCCCAAACTGGACGGGGTGGCCATTGAGCTCCGGTATGAAAACGGGGTCCTGGTTCAGGCCGTGACCCGGGGAGACGGGTTTGTGGGAGAGGTGGTCACAGACAACGTGCGCACCATCCGGTCCGTGCCTCTGGGCCTGAGAACCGACATCCGTGCCTGCCCGCGCCTGCTGGAAGTCAGGGGGGAAGTGTTCATATCCCGGGCCGGTTTTGACACATTGAACCGGAAACGGAAAAGTTCCGGTGATTCCGTGTTTGCCAATCCCAGAAATGCCGCCGCCGGATCGTTGCGTCAACTGGATTCCGCCATTACCGCGTCCCGGCCCCTGGATCTGTTTGTGTATGGCCGGGGGCAGGTGGAAGGGCTGTCATTTGATTCTCAGTCCGAATTGCTGGATGCTTTGACGGACTTAGGGTTTCCGGTGAATCCGCTGGTGAAAAAAAAGATCTCCATTGAACAGACCCTGGAATTTTACAAAGAACTGATTGAGATCCGGCCGGACCTGCCCTATGAAATCGACGGTATGGTGATCAAGGTGGAACCGATACCCATGCAGCAGGCCTTAGGAGAGAAAATAAAAAGCCCCAGATGGGCCATTGCCTATAAATTCGCTGCGGTGGAAAAGATCACCCGGATCACGGATATTCTGGTTCAGGTGGGCCGCACCGGGACCCTGACCCCGGTGGCCGTACTGGAACCGGTTCAGGTGGGCGGTGTGACCGTGTCCCGGGCCACGCTGCACAACATGGATGAAATTGTGAAAAAAGATATCCGCATCAAAGACACGGCCCTGGTCACCCGGGCCGGAGATGTGATTCCCAAGGTGGTAAAGATTCTGACAGCAGAGCGCACGGGTGAAGAACAGATTTTTCACATGCCGTCGCACTGCCCGGTGTGCCATTCCCTTGTCCAGCGTCTGGAAGGGGAGGCGGCCGTCAAATGCATCAACGCGGCCTGCCCGGCCCAGCGGAAAGAACGGATCCGACATTTTACGTCCAAAAAAGGATTTGATATCGAGGGGTTAGGGAAAAAACTGGTGGAACAACTGGTGGATGAAGGGCTGCTTACCTCATTTGCAGACCTGTTCACGCTGAAAAAGGAACAATTGATTCCTTTGGAACGGATGGCGGACAAATCCGCCCATAATTTGATCACAGCCATTGACAAATCCCGGCAGATCCCGCTGCACCGGTTTATATTCGCTTTGGGCATCGATCATACCGGTGAACATGCGGCCCGGCTTATGGCCCAAAATTTTTTGACCCTGGATGATCTCATGGCTGCTTCCAGGGAAGACCTGGAAGGAATTCACGGCCTGGGGGCCATCACAGCCGATGCCATTGCCGGATTTTTTGCCAATGCTGAAAATCGTGCCCTGGTCACCCAGCTCCGGGACAGCGGCGTGGAAATCGTGAATTCACTGGCTGGGCCGGCTGAAGAAAAAGACCATGTGTTTGCCGGTAAAACCCTGGTGCTTACCGGCACCCTGACCGCCATGACCCGGTCCGAAGCCAAAAAACAGCTTCTGTCTCTGGGAGCGAAAGTGACCGGCAGTGTGTCAAAAAACACCGATTATCTGGTGGCGGGAACACAGGCGGGGTCCAAACTGGCCAAGGCAAAGGATCTGGGGGTCCCGGTGCTGGATGAAGACCGGTTTCTGGCCCTGCTGGGGTCTTGA
- a CDS encoding nucleoside phosphorylase — protein MNYPAWLDLSEASLIPPLGTRQAPSLGPVAVMVSTAADLKLLQPALAETSFGSVPFFVSRLITDSQGFSVAGPFVGSPYAAMMMESLVAKGAKQILILGWCGSLRSDIQVGDLIVPDSGLVDEGTSRHYASLDPVLPQTLPNPDLSKQLADHLDTQGLVCAQGPVWTTDAIYRETPKKIAWFRDQGAIAVEMECSALFSVAAFQNVDVAALLVVSDSLAAGDWDPGFRRSRFKAARQDACDAILGFARHLAETQSLPMMDDGQ, from the coding sequence ATGAACTATCCGGCATGGTTGGACCTGAGTGAAGCATCCCTGATACCGCCCTTAGGGACAAGGCAGGCCCCCTCTTTAGGGCCGGTGGCGGTGATGGTGTCAACGGCGGCGGACCTGAAGCTGCTCCAGCCGGCGCTGGCTGAGACATCCTTTGGATCTGTGCCGTTTTTTGTCAGCCGTCTGATCACCGATTCACAGGGATTCAGTGTGGCCGGACCGTTTGTGGGATCTCCCTATGCCGCCATGATGATGGAATCCTTAGTGGCCAAAGGCGCAAAACAGATTCTGATTCTGGGATGGTGCGGGAGCCTGCGGTCCGATATTCAGGTGGGTGATTTGATCGTTCCGGACTCAGGCCTGGTGGATGAAGGCACATCCAGGCATTATGCCTCCCTGGACCCGGTCCTGCCGCAAACGTTGCCGAATCCGGATCTCAGTAAACAGCTGGCAGATCATCTGGACACCCAGGGACTGGTGTGCGCCCAGGGACCGGTGTGGACCACAGATGCCATTTACCGGGAAACACCTAAAAAAATCGCCTGGTTCAGGGATCAGGGCGCCATTGCCGTGGAAATGGAATGTTCCGCATTGTTTTCCGTGGCCGCGTTTCAAAATGTGGATGTGGCTGCGTTGCTGGTGGTGTCTGACAGCCTGGCCGCCGGGGACTGGGACCCGGGTTTCCGGCGGTCCCGTTTTAAAGCGGCCCGGCAGGATGCCTGTGACGCGATTCTGGGATTTGCCCGGCACCTGGCTGAAACCCAGTCTTTGCCAATGATGGATGATGGACAATGA
- a CDS encoding GHMP family kinase ATP-binding protein has product MDISGILENSPVKVSVPCRVDFGGTLDISTFYLPLAHLNPVGFNMAMDLRTKVTLTPYRRGRIKVSSRGFDSAEFDHGNAPFDHPMGLMFACAQYFNAHGVHIHIDSASPPRSALGGSSSAAVAILAAFHTAFENPVDPAQVAWLAHYIESSVAGVPCGVQDQAAAAFGGAHMWAWKIGDHGGPVFDRFPVFDSDDDRKNFIPHMRVAYCGIPHVSKDINSRWVASFVQGKTRTVFARIIEMTRAFYAAIRNKEYAEAADLMISETRLRQQMTPDVLDDMGQKLFDAAQAHQCGARFTGAGGGGCLWAVGGQKDMALLAESWRTLLKDIPDAKLLDTRIDPAGILIA; this is encoded by the coding sequence ATGGACATAAGTGGTATTCTGGAAAACAGTCCTGTCAAGGTGTCGGTGCCCTGCCGGGTGGATTTCGGCGGGACCCTGGATATTTCCACCTTTTATCTGCCCCTGGCCCATCTGAATCCCGTGGGATTCAATATGGCAATGGATCTGCGCACTAAAGTGACATTGACCCCATATCGCCGGGGCCGAATCAAGGTATCGTCCAGAGGATTTGATTCTGCTGAATTTGATCATGGCAATGCCCCGTTTGATCATCCCATGGGACTGATGTTTGCCTGTGCCCAGTATTTCAACGCCCATGGGGTTCATATTCATATCGATTCCGCATCCCCGCCCCGAAGTGCCCTGGGGGGATCTTCTTCTGCGGCCGTGGCCATTCTGGCCGCGTTTCATACGGCGTTTGAAAACCCGGTGGATCCGGCCCAGGTGGCCTGGCTGGCCCATTATATTGAATCCAGTGTGGCCGGGGTTCCATGCGGGGTGCAGGACCAGGCTGCGGCCGCGTTCGGCGGGGCCCATATGTGGGCATGGAAAATAGGCGACCACGGCGGTCCTGTGTTTGACCGGTTTCCCGTGTTTGATTCGGATGATGACCGAAAAAATTTCATTCCGCATATGCGGGTGGCTTACTGCGGCATTCCCCATGTGTCCAAAGATATCAACAGCCGGTGGGTTGCCTCGTTTGTCCAGGGGAAAACCAGAACGGTTTTTGCCCGGATCATTGAGATGACCCGGGCGTTTTACGCGGCCATCCGGAATAAGGAATATGCCGAAGCGGCGGATCTGATGATCAGCGAAACACGGCTTCGTCAACAGATGACCCCGGATGTGCTGGATGATATGGGTCAAAAACTGTTTGATGCGGCTCAAGCGCATCAGTGCGGGGCCCGGTTTACCGGAGCCGGCGGCGGCGGATGTCTGTGGGCTGTGGGCGGGCAAAAGGATATGGCACTTCTGGCTGAATCATGGCGGACCCTGCTTAAGGATATACCGGATGCTAAACTGCTGGACACCCGCATCGATCCTGCGGGAATTTTGATTGCATGA
- the recO gene encoding DNA repair protein RecO, with amino-acid sequence MHDFKTDAILLRRIEYGDHDFIITFMTRDKGKITVMAKNAKKSVKRFSGSLDLFSFNHIQCRMPKKNKDALLTLVQSDLENGFANIRYDVYKTAYASYWTEMVNLWLEEGKAQPDVYDLLLFSFDMLNRSDMPKEVLSLLFQIRFMSISGFSPTIERCGICHVHLDDISEKMLRFDFREGKIVCPKCRVNGVRSGLDVSKGTLKQLFWMNNTHVEKADRIRFSSMAVKEGQILLESFIAFHMAREFKTLTFLKRLRNDVWT; translated from the coding sequence ATGCACGATTTTAAAACAGATGCGATTCTGCTGCGACGGATTGAATATGGGGATCATGATTTCATCATCACTTTCATGACCCGAGACAAAGGCAAGATCACCGTCATGGCCAAGAATGCCAAAAAAAGCGTCAAGCGCTTTTCCGGGTCCCTGGATCTGTTTTCTTTCAACCATATTCAGTGCCGCATGCCCAAAAAGAACAAAGACGCTTTGTTGACCCTGGTGCAGTCGGATCTGGAAAACGGGTTTGCCAATATCCGGTATGATGTGTATAAAACCGCATATGCCAGTTACTGGACGGAAATGGTGAATCTGTGGCTGGAAGAGGGCAAAGCCCAGCCGGACGTGTATGATCTGCTGCTGTTTTCTTTTGACATGCTGAACCGGTCCGATATGCCCAAGGAGGTGTTAAGCCTGTTGTTTCAGATCCGGTTCATGAGTATTTCCGGATTTTCACCCACCATTGAAAGATGCGGTATCTGTCATGTCCATCTGGATGATATTTCCGAAAAGATGCTGCGGTTTGATTTCAGGGAAGGAAAGATCGTGTGCCCCAAATGCCGTGTAAACGGGGTCAGATCCGGACTGGATGTTTCCAAGGGCACTTTAAAGCAATTGTTCTGGATGAACAATACCCATGTTGAAAAAGCGGATCGCATCCGGTTCTCCAGCATGGCCGTCAAAGAGGGACAGATTCTGCTGGAATCGTTTATCGCTTTTCACATGGCCCGGGAATTTAAAACATTGACGTTTTTAAAACGACTGAGAAATGATGTATGGACATAA
- a CDS encoding SurA N-terminal domain-containing protein has product MNKKERPMMKKVLVWLTGLCLLGSAAWVSANQEIVDRIVAVINDDIITLSRLHKAVQPYLTQVTSSPKSETEKKQMIEAMEKQMLNTLIDRTLTRQEAVRQQISVSDDEVTSAIDNFKQQNGLDQEALEKGLESEGISLEEYRERVREDIMQSLLVNRVIRSRIIVTQADIDAYYQAHPEMFKKERKYHLRNILAATEADARMALSRLDQGLSFPEAARQFSVAPNADDGGDLGVFEIQTFNDTIKTAVQPLKKGEYSGVITTGQGHQIIYVEDIIETGGQAIDQVRDEIQDILYQKQAEEKFTKWLESLKKNAHIKIML; this is encoded by the coding sequence ATGAACAAAAAGGAACGCCCCATGATGAAAAAAGTCCTTGTATGGTTGACAGGACTCTGTCTGTTAGGATCAGCCGCGTGGGTGTCGGCAAACCAGGAAATCGTGGATCGGATCGTTGCGGTGATCAATGATGACATCATTACCTTATCCCGGCTGCACAAAGCGGTTCAACCTTATTTGACCCAGGTGACATCTTCCCCGAAATCTGAGACTGAAAAAAAGCAGATGATTGAGGCCATGGAAAAACAGATGCTCAATACCCTGATCGACCGGACCCTTACCCGGCAGGAGGCTGTCCGTCAACAGATCTCGGTTTCCGATGACGAAGTGACGTCCGCCATTGACAATTTCAAGCAACAAAACGGTCTGGATCAGGAAGCCCTTGAAAAAGGGCTTGAATCCGAAGGCATCTCTTTGGAAGAATACCGGGAACGGGTCCGGGAGGATATCATGCAGTCATTGCTGGTCAATCGGGTGATCCGGTCCCGGATCATCGTGACCCAGGCTGATATTGATGCCTATTATCAGGCGCATCCGGAAATGTTCAAAAAGGAACGCAAATATCATCTTCGCAATATTCTTGCGGCCACGGAAGCCGATGCCCGAATGGCTTTGTCCCGGCTGGATCAGGGGCTTTCCTTTCCAGAGGCTGCCCGGCAGTTTTCTGTGGCCCCCAATGCCGATGACGGCGGAGATCTGGGTGTGTTTGAGATCCAGACCTTTAATGACACCATCAAAACCGCGGTGCAGCCATTGAAAAAAGGGGAATATTCCGGGGTCATTACCACCGGACAGGGGCATCAGATCATTTATGTGGAAGATATCATTGAGACCGGTGGACAGGCCATAGACCAGGTCAGAGACGAAATCCAGGATATTCTGTATCAAAAACAGGCCGAAGAAAAGTTCACCAAGTGGCTTGAATCTTTGAAAAAAAATGCCCATATCAAGATCATGCTGTAG